The genomic region GAACACGTTTGCTGTCGGCGCCGGCGGCGGCGATCGCGCCCAGGAATTCGAAGAACTGCGTTGCCCGGATGATCGTATAAGGGATGTCCGATGTTTTGATGAGCCGTTCCTGGGCCAGCTTTGCGCGCAAATACCCACTGTCCGGCAGGCGATCGGTTCCGACCACCGAGAGTGCGACGTGATGACGCACACCGGCCTCTTTTTCCATGCGCGCGAGATTGCGGCCCGAGTTCTCGAAGAAGGAAAGGACCGCCGCGTCCTCGAAGGACGGAGAGTTCGAGACGTCCACGACCACCGCTGCTCGGGCCAGCGCCTCGGCCAGACCCCGACCGGTCGTGGCATCGACCCCGGTCTTTGGCGAGGCAGCAAGGACCTCGTGACCCTTTTCGGTCAGTGTCTTTACAACCTTGGTTCCAATGAGGCCGCTGCCTCCAATCACGACGATCTTCATTTTGTGTCTCCCTTCAGTTAACGTCACACGTTTGGTTGCGCCCCATCATCGAGCAAGAAAGCACGAGCCAGTGCGTCTCCACTTAAAAAGGATGGCAGGAATGCGTTCACAACTCAATCCGTAGATTCCCGGGGAATGAGGGCGCACAGAGCGCCGTGAACGGTTGCGGAAATCAGCACTCCCTTTGATGCATGTCTGTAAAAGCTTATCTGGAGTCGCCGCTGCATTGCGCGGCGAGCGTCACCGGATCGGACCTGAAGACAAGAATCCGCGCGATACTCTGCGGCGGCATAGAGTGCGATCTCAGCTGGGCGAAGAAGATCTTGCTGGCAACCGCAGCGTTGCCGCAATCGCCGGACCCGATTGCGGTCGGCGTGTTGAGTCCGCGCTTACTGCCCGCGGATTCGCTCATATTCCCCGTTCCCGTCCGGCCGCGCCTCTCATTCGAGGTCGCGTCGGCCAAATCCGTCGATCGGGCATTTCCTCTGCGCGGGAGCTTGAGCACGCGACGTCCTCGCGTTCTAGTTTTTGTGAGCGCCTTAGCGCCCGCCTGATTTGGTTGAGCCTCTACCTATTTATCCTCGGGATTGCGCAGAAGCTTGATAATGTGGGCTGACAAACCCTCCTTGATCTCGTTATGTCGCGGGACTGGTTGGGAAACCTTTGTTTTCGGGTTTGTGTACCAGTCGTGCTTTTTGCCATGGCGGATGAGGGAACAGCCGAACTTTATCCAGGACCCGAATGAGGTCCGTTCGTTTCATGCGACAATTAAATCGTCGACTTTACG from Terriglobia bacterium harbors:
- a CDS encoding SDR family oxidoreductase, which produces MKIVVIGGSGLIGTKVVKTLTEKGHEVLAASPKTGVDATTGRGLAEALARAAVVVDVSNSPSFEDAAVLSFFENSGRNLARMEKEAGVRHHVALSVVGTDRLPDSGYLRAKLAQERLIKTSDIPYTIIRATQFFEFLGAIAAAGADSKRVRLSNASFQPIAADDVAKAVADAAPGSPVNGIIEIAGPERQPMSELIGRYLKATDDPREVVSDPQARYFGALLDDRSLVPGDDARLGAIRLEDWLRQPKAA
- a CDS encoding type II toxin-antitoxin system HicA family toxin, which encodes MKFGCSLIRHGKKHDWYTNPKTKVSQPVPRHNEIKEGLSAHIIKLLRNPEDK